The Dehalobacter sp. DCM sequence TTTCGGGCGTTATGCCTTTTTCAGGATCATTGATACGGTTTTTAAACTCCTCAAAGCCATAACACCATTGATCGACAAAGTCGTGGTCGTAAAGGTCTTCATTGATGATGATGTAGCACCAAGCCATTGCCAGTGCGGCATCGGTTCCCGGACGGACCCGCAGCTGGATTTCGGAGCGGGTCGTCAGCCAGTTGACCCGCGGATCGACCGATATGAGCTTGGCTCCTTTTTTCATCAGGTCGAGAACGACATGGCCGAAAAGGCCATCGCCATTGGAAGGGAGTGGCTCTTTGCCCCAGACGACGATGACTTCCGGCACAACATACTCGGGATTGTCATAGCCGCCCTCAAGCCCTCCTGCATAGTCGATCTCCGGATAATAAGCTCCCAGGACGCAGGAGCAGGCCGCCGAGCGCGGCTGATAACACGCAAAGCCGGACTGCGTATAGCAGGCGTTGGGAGTGCCCAGGACTTTTTGCGCCATCTCCTGGCACATGATCCCCCCGCTTCGGCCTGTGCCTGAGAAGACCGCCATACATTCGGGACCGTAGGTTTGAGCAAAGTAGTCACGTTTTTCCTTGATGATCGCATAGGCCTCATCCCAGGAGATGCGTTCCCAGGCATCCTTGCCGCGGTCTTTGGGGTCGCGCTTCATAGGATAGAGCACCCGGCTCGGATTGTAGACGTAGTCCGGCAGCGCCAGACAACGGACACATAACCGCCCTTTGGTGATGGGGTTATTCTCGTCGCCTTCGACGTGATCGAGCTTCCCCTCCTTATCAACATAGAGCTTCAGGCCGCAGCCTACCGGGTGGCAGCCCGGAGGCGACCACATGGAGGTGCGTGTGACGGTGAAGCCGTCTTCCTCATATCGCCAGGGTTTGCCTAAATCGTTCTTATATTCCATATCGCATTCTCGCTCCTTTCACCGCTCCTTGCCATCCGTGGCCGTCGCGGTATTAGTCCATCCATAGATTTTTGTTTGCTGTGTTAATTTGATTTGCTGCTTTGCTCCCGGATTAAGACTCCCCCGGCGGTTTGGATTCTCCAGGGGGTTTGGAAGCGCCCGGGGTGCCTCTCAGCAGGGGCGGCGCGTTGGTGAGATCCGCTCCGCACTCAGGGCCAGTTTTGAGCTGCGGTTTGCACTCTCTCCCATTCCAGTTTTTTTCTGGTCAGGAAGGCAAGGAATACCAGCACGAGCGCAGCCAGCGATATGACCGCCCCGAACAAAATGGAATTATCGAAATTGTTCCCACTCATTGAGTAGATCGAAGCGATAACCGGGCCGGAAAAGCCGCCGATCAAACCAATACCGATTTGGATATAGCCCAGAATCTTCGAATAATCCTTGGGGCCAAACGATTCTCTGACTAAAAGCGGTGTCAGCACGCCAACCACCGGGTCGGTAAAGGTGAAACAGAAGACAAGAACGAGCAGCAGCCAGACGGGGGCATGGGCTAAATACAAGCCGACGCTGGCCAGCATGGAAAGGAACAGACAGAGATAGGTCGTTTTGAACGCACCGATCTTGTCGATAACAAGCCCGATAAACGGACCGGTGACATTAAACAAGGCGGTGGTAGAGATGAGGGTCGCGGTCATAGAAGGATCATACCCCCATTGTGCAGTCGCCAGGCCCCAAAGATTGCGGTAGCCGCCGAAAAGCGCAGCCAGACCAGCCGCAATAAAGATGGCAATGAACGTGACAGATAATACGGCTTTCTTAACTGGGACGCCCGGAGCATCTGTCGCGCCGGTGGTGATGTCCTCCATCCCGGCCTCCCAGCCAATGGGTCTCATCTTTTTGTCTTCGGGCTTGAAACGGATCACCAGCAAGATCCAAGGTACAGCGATGACCAAGCTGATCAGGGCAGCAATCAGATAAGCTGTTCTCCAGCCAAAAGCCAGAACGAGGGAGGCATGGATGGGGCTGAGGACGGCGATGAGGATAGAACCCAAGATTCCTGCAGTTCCCAGAGCCAGCCCGACGCGTTTGGCAAACCAATTGGTGATAATGATCGGTGCCGCCACCATAAAATAGCAGCCGCCGGAGAGGCCGATGATGAAACCGCTGATATAGAACTGCCACGCGGCATTGTAGAAGCTCATAGCCGCCATCGCTGCAATCGATATAACAAAGGAAACTAACATCAGCGGAACCGTCTTAACTGTAACCCAGAGTTTTCCCACGTAGGTCATGGAGACGGCCATCCCAATGGCATACATCGTAATCCAAAACGTCAGGGTGGTCGGATCTATCCCCAGGCCAGCCGCCGGTCCGACCCAGCGCGAAGGGTCGTCGGGCGGCGCGATAATGGCGGGAATAAAATTCCCGCATCCAGCGAGGATTGTGCCCAACCCACCGGCCATGATGAACCCGAAGCCGACGACGATGAGCCACCCCCAAAAGGTTCCGTTTTTCAATTCTTTCGTTTCTGCCGACATATTAATTCACCCCTTGCAAACGTAATTTATTGATGCGGGGCACAATTTCACGGTACCCCGCAATGCAGGCAGGATGTAATTACCGGACGAGCAGCGCCCAACGAGATTTGCCGTCAATTTTTTTAACGAGTTCTTCGATCTCGCCATGATACAGGCACCATGCCTGGCAGTGCTGCACACATAGAGGCAGTTTATTGACGGCGACGCGATCCTCGCATAGGTTGCAGGCTTTGGTCAGGGCAGGAAGATACGTCCATTCCCACTTTTCCGTTCCTTTCTTGCCCACGCGTTCCCATGGCCCTAACTCTGTCACCTTAATACCATATTCCCCTATAGGCAGATCATTGTATTTTTTGCATGCCACTTCGCAGCTGTGGCAGTTGGTGCAAAATTCATAGTTAACCAGTATGCCTTTCATAAAGAACCTCCTAGTATCCTTGGCCGGGGGTGTATTGAAAGAAGCCGCCTTCTTCCACCACCACGGTGTGAGGCATTTTGTCGCCCTCTTTATAGGGGTAAATTCTGCAAATCATACACTTGATGGATGTTCCGATACCCGCCGGACCTGTCTCATAAGCCTTGGTGCAGTTGTTCGGGTTGGCATCAAAGGTGCCGAAGAAGTTGGGGGAGGCACCGTCCTGTTCGGGGAACCACCAGCCATGCTCGGCGTGAACCGTCTGCTCATTAACCGTCGGCGAGAGAAAGGCTTTCTGGCGGAAACGTCCGTGGTCGTTTTCTATCCACACATAGTCCCCATCTTTGATGCCGTATTTGGCAGCCGTATGGGGATTGATGGTAACGAGAGGCTCCGGATGAAGCTCGCGCATGGTTGGCATCTGACGGTTTTCGCTGTGGAAAAACTCCCAGGAGCGGCCGCCACAGGTGAGTATGAGCGGATATTCCTTCATTTTCTCAGGGGTGGACAGCGGGCTCTCCGGCG is a genomic window containing:
- a CDS encoding MFS transporter — protein: MSAETKELKNGTFWGWLIVVGFGFIMAGGLGTILAGCGNFIPAIIAPPDDPSRWVGPAAGLGIDPTTLTFWITMYAIGMAVSMTYVGKLWVTVKTVPLMLVSFVISIAAMAAMSFYNAAWQFYISGFIIGLSGGCYFMVAAPIIITNWFAKRVGLALGTAGILGSILIAVLSPIHASLVLAFGWRTAYLIAALISLVIAVPWILLVIRFKPEDKKMRPIGWEAGMEDITTGATDAPGVPVKKAVLSVTFIAIFIAAGLAALFGGYRNLWGLATAQWGYDPSMTATLISTTALFNVTGPFIGLVIDKIGAFKTTYLCLFLSMLASVGLYLAHAPVWLLLVLVFCFTFTDPVVGVLTPLLVRESFGPKDYSKILGYIQIGIGLIGGFSGPVIASIYSMSGNNFDNSILFGAVISLAALVLVFLAFLTRKKLEWERVQTAAQNWP
- a CDS encoding oxidoreductase, whose protein sequence is MKGILVNYEFCTNCHSCEVACKKYNDLPIGEYGIKVTELGPWERVGKKGTEKWEWTYLPALTKACNLCEDRVAVNKLPLCVQHCQAWCLYHGEIEELVKKIDGKSRWALLVR